The following are encoded in a window of Pseudomonas sp. JQ170C genomic DNA:
- a CDS encoding MFS transporter, whose protein sequence is MTITQQHPAFVETYSADEVEHTYRKIALRLMPFLIICYIVSYLDRANISFAKLQFMSDLGFSETAYGLGAGLFFVGYVLFEVPSNLWMQRIGARRTLLRIMILWGLISSAMMFVNTPTQFYVMRFFLGAAEAGFFPGVIFYLTYWFPASRRGRVTGFFMMGAATAGIIGGPLSTWIMVHMADLHGLRGWQWLFLLEGLPAVFLGVIAFYYLCDKPGDATWLSAREKAIVRGDLAAEEQGEPKGRGHGLGQALRNPKLYVGMVGYFCVLVSFNAIGFWAPTIIRDVGVTDLVQVGLLSSVVFLAGAAGTYVVGYSSDIRMERRWHLLACGAVIALCFALLPLIAHNITYAITLLSLAAAASYGGFVVFWTIPATFLTGNTKASGIALITSLGGIGAFVSPTLVGWMKSTTGSIYAGLGILGVITLIGAVIILVAIPANKGARHA, encoded by the coding sequence ATGACTATCACCCAACAGCACCCCGCATTTGTAGAGACGTACTCGGCCGACGAGGTTGAGCACACTTACCGCAAGATTGCGCTGCGACTCATGCCGTTCTTGATCATCTGCTACATCGTGTCCTACCTGGACCGCGCCAATATCAGTTTTGCCAAGCTCCAGTTCATGAGCGACCTGGGCTTTTCGGAAACTGCCTATGGCCTGGGAGCAGGTCTGTTTTTTGTCGGTTATGTACTGTTCGAGGTACCGAGCAACCTGTGGATGCAGCGTATCGGCGCACGCCGCACCTTGTTGCGGATCATGATCCTGTGGGGCTTGATCTCCAGTGCCATGATGTTCGTCAACACACCGACACAGTTCTACGTCATGCGCTTTTTCCTGGGCGCTGCGGAGGCGGGTTTCTTTCCGGGCGTGATCTTTTACCTCACCTACTGGTTTCCGGCTTCGCGCCGGGGCCGGGTGACCGGCTTCTTCATGATGGGCGCCGCCACCGCGGGCATCATCGGCGGGCCGCTGTCGACCTGGATCATGGTGCACATGGCCGACCTGCACGGGCTGCGCGGCTGGCAATGGCTGTTCCTGCTCGAAGGCCTGCCGGCGGTGTTCCTTGGGGTGATTGCCTTCTATTACCTGTGCGACAAGCCCGGCGACGCCACCTGGCTGAGCGCGCGCGAAAAAGCCATCGTGCGGGGCGACCTGGCCGCCGAGGAACAGGGTGAGCCCAAAGGCCGTGGTCACGGCCTGGGCCAAGCCTTGCGCAACCCCAAACTGTACGTTGGCATGGTCGGCTACTTCTGTGTGCTGGTGTCGTTCAATGCCATCGGTTTCTGGGCGCCGACCATCATTCGCGATGTCGGCGTGACCGACCTGGTGCAAGTCGGCCTGCTGTCGAGCGTGGTGTTCCTGGCCGGTGCGGCGGGTACCTATGTGGTCGGCTACAGCTCCGATATCCGGATGGAACGGCGCTGGCACCTGCTGGCGTGCGGTGCGGTCATTGCCCTGTGCTTTGCCTTGCTGCCACTGATCGCACACAACATCACCTACGCCATTACGCTGTTGTCGCTTGCGGCGGCGGCTTCCTACGGCGGCTTCGTGGTGTTCTGGACGATTCCGGCGACCTTCCTCACTGGCAACACCAAGGCCAGCGGCATTGCCTTGATCACCAGCCTGGGCGGCATCGGCGCGTTTGTCAGCCCGACCCTGGTGGGCTGGATGAAGTCCACTACCGGCAGCATTTACGCGGGGCTTGGGATTCTGGGGGTTATCACACTGATTGGCGCGGTGATCATCCTGGTTGCCATTCCGGCGAACAAGGGAGCCCGACATGCGTGA
- a CDS encoding DUF202 domain-containing protein — MKDPGLQAERTALAWNRTGWAVLVNALLALRSGWLHQHLLVTLLALALLVASGAMIYLGAWRRRQLIDGRGVLAPSSPMVIAATAVTLIACVTAVISVFH, encoded by the coding sequence GTGAAGGACCCGGGCCTGCAGGCGGAGCGTACCGCCCTGGCTTGGAACCGCACGGGTTGGGCGGTGCTGGTCAATGCCTTGTTGGCGCTGCGTTCGGGTTGGCTGCACCAGCACCTGTTGGTGACGTTGCTGGCGTTGGCGTTGCTGGTAGCGTCGGGGGCGATGATTTACCTGGGCGCCTGGCGCCGTCGGCAGTTGATTGATGGCCGGGGGGTGTTGGCGCCCTCCAGCCCTATGGTTATTGCGGCAACGGCAGTGACATTGATTGCCTGTGTGACTGCCGTGATATCGGTTTTCCACTGA
- a CDS encoding YidH family protein, with translation MREPHWRQQGEEPDYRFSLANERTFLAWIRTALGLLAGGVVLDQFSSKLGPHAVVIGLAVAFGVLAAVLCSLAYVRWRANEIAMRHARRLPSTLAIPLVSLATVALAAAMVLLFVVKLT, from the coding sequence ATGCGTGAGCCGCACTGGCGCCAACAAGGGGAAGAGCCGGACTACCGGTTCTCGCTGGCCAACGAACGCACCTTCCTGGCCTGGATTCGCACAGCCCTGGGGTTGTTGGCCGGTGGCGTGGTGCTGGACCAGTTCTCCAGCAAGCTGGGCCCTCATGCGGTGGTGATCGGCCTGGCTGTCGCCTTTGGTGTGCTGGCGGCGGTGTTGTGTTCGTTGGCCTACGTGCGCTGGCGTGCCAATGAAATCGCCATGCGCCATGCCCGGCGCTTGCCCTCGACCTTGGCCATCCCGCTGGTTTCGCTGGCCACGGTCGCATTGGCGGCGGCGATGGTGCTGTTGTTCGTGGTCAAGCTGACGTGA